In a single window of the Thiohalophilus sp. genome:
- a CDS encoding YicC/YloC family endoribonuclease: protein MVYSMTAFTRQQQTGESGEFSLEIRSVNHRYLDLNLRLPDELRGFEPLIREQVAQRVARGKLDITLRFQPPVCGETLDVDYALVEKLARTSHAIDKYIYNPAPVNALELMHWPGVIRAQTVDSEQLQQRLGELLDAALNDLQAMRGREGAKLRKALLQRCDAIEAILAPLEQALPAIRQAMRDKLQARLAALSQELDEDRLEQELVLLAQKADVDEELDRLRMHLGEIREVLDAAQPVGRRLDFLMQELHREANTLGSKSVDRRMTRASVDLKVLIEQMREQVQNIE from the coding sequence ATGGTCTACAGTATGACCGCCTTCACCCGCCAGCAGCAGACGGGTGAGTCCGGCGAATTCAGTCTCGAAATTCGTTCCGTCAATCATCGCTATCTCGATCTGAATCTGCGCCTGCCCGACGAATTGCGCGGCTTCGAACCGTTGATCCGCGAGCAGGTGGCGCAGCGGGTGGCGCGGGGCAAGCTGGATATCACTCTGCGCTTTCAGCCGCCGGTCTGCGGCGAGACACTGGATGTGGATTATGCGCTGGTGGAGAAGCTGGCCAGGACCAGCCATGCCATCGACAAATACATCTATAATCCGGCCCCGGTCAATGCGCTGGAACTCATGCACTGGCCCGGGGTGATTCGGGCTCAGACGGTGGACAGTGAGCAGTTGCAACAGCGCCTGGGCGAGCTGCTCGACGCGGCGCTGAATGATCTGCAGGCCATGCGCGGGCGCGAGGGCGCCAAGCTGCGCAAGGCGCTGCTGCAACGTTGTGATGCTATCGAGGCGATCCTGGCCCCGCTGGAACAGGCGCTGCCGGCGATCCGCCAGGCCATGCGCGACAAGCTGCAGGCGCGCCTGGCAGCACTGTCGCAGGAGCTGGATGAGGACCGGCTGGAGCAGGAACTGGTGCTGCTGGCGCAAAAGGCCGATGTGGACGAAGAGCTGGATCGTCTGCGCATGCACCTGGGGGAGATCCGCGAGGTGCTGGATGCAGCGCAACCCGTCGGCCGGCGGCTCGACTTTCTGATGCAGGAGCTGCACCGCGAGGCCAACACCCTGGGATCCAAGTCGGTGGACAGGCGCATGACCCGCGCCTCGGTGGATCTCAAGGTGCTGATCGAGCAGATGCGCGAGCAGGTGCAAAATATTGAATAA
- the spoT gene encoding bifunctional GTP diphosphokinase/guanosine-3',5'-bis pyrophosphate 3'-pyrophosphohydrolase: MLEEYLEPEQVAEVYQAYLFGAEAHDGQHRLSGEPYITHPIAVARILAELRVDHLSIMAAILHDVIEDTKVPKEMVEKRFGKHIAELVDGVSKLTHIHFENKAEAQAENFRKMMLAMTRDIRVILIKLADRLHNMRTLGVMRPDKRRRIARETLDIYAPIANRLGMNNVRLELEDLGFTAMYPWRSRILEEGLKKARGNRKEIVGKMEETIKSRLQQEGLIGRVIGREKHLYSIYKKMRDKHLSFSEVMDVYAFRIIVDNVDACYRVLGAIHNLYTPVPGRFKDYIAIPKANGYQSLHTVLMSPYGVAIEVQIRTEDMHKVSEAGIAAHWMYKTNEGISNNAQMRARQWLHELLEMQQNAGNSIEFLEHVKIDLFPDEVYVLTPHGEIKVLPRGATAVDFAYAVHSDVGNQCVAAKIDRRLMPLRTGLLNGQTVEIITSKGAQPNPAWLDFVTTAKARSNIRAFLKNLHMEEAVLLGMRLLNKSLAAHGTALENLADEEVQQVLAEFGFESMEQMFSEIGFGNQMAMVVARALLSSEYEAVPGDKEKAQGTPLAIKGTEGTVVTYAKCCRPIPGDPILGFVTSGRGIVIHTEDCKNVAEYRNRPEKWIDVKWEKEIEGEFPIDIRMLVQNRRGVLAKVAATLSEMEANIENVTIEERDGMHSTLSFTVSVKNRQHLARIMRHLRKLDMVSRIHRLKR; this comes from the coding sequence ATGCTCGAAGAATACCTTGAGCCCGAACAGGTCGCCGAAGTCTACCAGGCCTACCTGTTCGGGGCCGAGGCCCACGACGGCCAGCATCGTCTCAGTGGCGAACCCTATATCACCCACCCCATTGCCGTCGCCCGCATCCTGGCGGAGCTGCGGGTCGATCATCTCAGCATCATGGCGGCCATTCTGCATGATGTGATTGAGGACACCAAAGTCCCCAAGGAGATGGTGGAAAAACGTTTCGGCAAGCATATCGCCGAACTGGTCGACGGGGTCTCCAAGCTCACCCATATCCATTTTGAAAACAAGGCCGAGGCACAGGCGGAAAACTTCCGCAAGATGATGCTGGCCATGACCCGCGATATCCGGGTGATCCTGATCAAGCTCGCCGATCGCCTGCACAACATGCGCACACTGGGCGTGATGCGTCCGGACAAGCGTCGGCGCATCGCCCGCGAAACACTCGACATTTACGCACCGATCGCCAACCGCCTGGGTATGAATAACGTGCGCCTGGAGCTCGAAGATCTTGGTTTCACTGCCATGTATCCCTGGCGCAGCAGGATCCTCGAAGAGGGGCTGAAAAAGGCGCGCGGCAATCGCAAGGAAATCGTGGGCAAGATGGAGGAGACCATCAAATCCCGCTTGCAGCAGGAAGGCTTGATCGGCCGGGTTATCGGTCGCGAGAAACATCTGTACAGTATTTACAAGAAAATGCGCGACAAGCATCTCTCCTTCAGTGAAGTGATGGATGTCTATGCGTTTCGGATCATCGTTGACAATGTCGATGCCTGTTATCGGGTACTGGGGGCGATCCATAACCTGTATACGCCGGTGCCGGGCCGCTTCAAGGATTACATCGCCATTCCCAAGGCCAACGGTTATCAGTCCCTGCATACCGTACTGATGAGTCCCTACGGCGTCGCCATCGAAGTGCAGATCCGTACCGAGGATATGCACAAGGTCTCGGAAGCCGGGATTGCCGCGCACTGGATGTATAAAACCAACGAAGGTATTAGCAATAACGCCCAGATGCGCGCCCGGCAGTGGTTGCATGAATTGCTGGAGATGCAGCAGAACGCCGGCAACTCCATCGAGTTTCTCGAACACGTCAAGATCGATCTGTTTCCCGATGAAGTTTATGTTCTCACCCCGCATGGCGAGATCAAGGTGCTGCCGCGCGGGGCCACCGCCGTCGACTTTGCCTATGCGGTGCACAGTGATGTGGGCAATCAATGCGTGGCGGCCAAGATCGATCGGCGTCTGATGCCGTTGCGCACCGGCCTGCTCAACGGCCAGACCGTGGAAATTATCACTTCGAAGGGCGCGCAACCCAACCCGGCCTGGCTGGACTTTGTCACCACGGCCAAGGCCCGCTCCAACATCCGCGCCTTTTTGAAAAACCTGCACATGGAAGAGGCGGTTCTTCTGGGGATGCGCCTGTTGAACAAGAGTCTGGCGGCCCATGGCACCGCACTGGAGAATCTGGCCGATGAAGAGGTACAGCAGGTATTGGCTGAATTCGGTTTTGAAAGTATGGAGCAGATGTTCAGCGAGATCGGGTTCGGCAATCAGATGGCCATGGTGGTGGCGCGCGCGCTGCTGTCCTCCGAATACGAGGCGGTGCCCGGTGATAAAGAAAAAGCGCAGGGCACCCCTCTGGCCATCAAGGGGACCGAAGGTACGGTAGTGACCTACGCCAAATGTTGCCGGCCGATTCCCGGTGATCCGATTCTGGGTTTTGTTACCTCGGGACGCGGAATTGTGATCCACACCGAGGATTGCAAGAACGTGGCCGAATACCGCAATCGGCCGGAGAAATGGATCGATGTTAAATGGGAAAAGGAGATCGAAGGCGAGTTCCCCATCGATATTCGCATGCTGGTACAAAACCGGCGTGGTGTGCTGGCCAAGGTCGCCGCGACCCTCTCCGAGATGGAAGCCAACATCGAAAACGTTACCATCGAGGAACGCGATGGCATGCACTCCACGCTGAGTTTCACTGTCTCGGTCAAAAACCGCCAGCATCTGGCGCGCATCATGCGCCATCTGCGTAAACTCGATATGGTTTCCCGTATTCATCGGTTGAAGCGATGA
- the recG gene encoding ATP-dependent DNA helicase RecG, with translation MTTPTASATELTRLKGIGPKMAERFARLGIDSVEQLLFHLPLRYEDRTRVTPLGALRAGMHTVIEGEVQLSEIKFARRRMLLVRLSDRTGFITLRFFHFNARQQENLARGKRVRAYGEVRRGGGGLEMVHPEFSVIETDAAPAAETGLTPVYPTTEGLHQLTLRNVMQQALALLRADRLPLPELLPAGLLAADALPDLKQALLFVHQPPIETDLDELLEARHPVMQRLIIEDLLAHVLSLRQLRQRSRTHQARVLSTHGELVEQFRAALPFELTAAQQRVLAEIETDITQPVPMQRLVQGDVGSGKTVVAALAALAAVNAGYQAAIMAPTEILAEQHYHNFAAWLAPLGIEVAWLSGRAKQSERRVAGEALASGQAAVAVGTHALFQEEVQFSDLALVIIDEQHRFGVHQRLALREKGRRDDALPHQLIMTATPIPRTLSMAVYADLDCSVIDELPPGRQPVETVVLPDGRRDEVVARVHRACQQGNQVYWVCTLIEESEALQCQAAEETAQLLQAALPDVRVGLVHGRLKPQAKEAIMARFKGGELDLLVATTVIEVGVDVPNAGLMIIENAERLGLAQLHQLRGRVGRGGQASVCVLMYYGTLSANARERLAVMRRSNDGFEIARKDMELRGPGEVLGTRQTGLLQLKIADLQRDEALMPKVVSLSDQLLKQHPEAVQPLIQRWVGQAVRYGNV, from the coding sequence ATGACAACGCCGACTGCTTCTGCGACTGAATTGACCCGCCTCAAAGGCATCGGTCCGAAAATGGCCGAGCGGTTTGCCCGTCTGGGGATCGATTCAGTGGAGCAGCTGCTGTTTCATCTTCCCTTGCGCTATGAAGATCGCACCCGGGTGACCCCGCTGGGCGCTTTGCGTGCGGGCATGCACACGGTCATCGAAGGTGAGGTGCAGCTGAGTGAAATCAAGTTCGCCCGCCGCCGGATGTTGCTGGTGCGTCTCAGCGATCGCACCGGCTTTATCACGCTGCGCTTTTTTCATTTCAACGCCCGACAACAGGAGAACCTGGCGCGAGGCAAGCGGGTGCGAGCCTATGGCGAGGTGCGTCGGGGTGGCGGCGGGCTGGAGATGGTGCATCCCGAGTTCAGTGTGATCGAGACGGATGCCGCGCCGGCCGCCGAGACGGGGCTGACGCCGGTGTATCCGACCACCGAAGGGCTGCATCAGTTGACCCTGCGCAATGTCATGCAACAGGCTCTGGCCCTGTTGCGGGCCGATCGGCTGCCGTTGCCGGAGTTGTTGCCGGCCGGCTTACTGGCGGCCGATGCCCTGCCGGATCTCAAGCAGGCGTTGCTGTTCGTGCATCAGCCGCCGATCGAGACCGATCTGGATGAACTGCTCGAGGCGCGTCACCCGGTGATGCAGCGGTTGATCATCGAGGATCTGCTGGCGCATGTGTTGAGTCTGCGCCAGTTACGCCAGCGCAGTCGGACCCATCAGGCCCGGGTGTTGTCCACACACGGCGAACTGGTAGAGCAGTTTCGCGCGGCGCTGCCGTTTGAGTTGACTGCTGCGCAACAACGGGTGCTGGCCGAGATCGAAACCGATATTACGCAACCGGTGCCGATGCAACGTCTGGTACAGGGGGATGTCGGTTCTGGTAAAACGGTGGTTGCGGCGCTGGCGGCACTGGCTGCTGTTAACGCGGGTTACCAGGCCGCTATCATGGCACCGACCGAAATCCTGGCCGAACAGCATTATCACAACTTCGCCGCCTGGCTGGCGCCGCTGGGTATCGAGGTGGCCTGGCTGTCGGGCAGGGCGAAACAGAGCGAACGGCGGGTGGCGGGCGAGGCACTGGCCTCGGGGCAGGCGGCCGTCGCGGTGGGGACGCACGCCCTGTTTCAGGAGGAGGTGCAGTTTTCGGATCTGGCGCTGGTGATTATCGATGAGCAGCACCGTTTCGGGGTCCATCAACGGCTGGCCCTGCGCGAGAAGGGGCGCCGGGATGATGCGCTGCCCCATCAGTTGATCATGACCGCCACGCCGATCCCGCGCACCCTGAGCATGGCGGTCTATGCCGATCTGGACTGCTCGGTGATCGACGAGCTGCCGCCGGGGCGCCAGCCGGTGGAGACGGTGGTGCTGCCCGACGGTCGCCGGGATGAAGTGGTGGCGCGGGTCCATCGCGCCTGTCAGCAGGGCAATCAGGTCTACTGGGTCTGCACCCTGATCGAGGAGTCGGAAGCGCTGCAGTGCCAGGCCGCGGAGGAGACCGCGCAGCTGTTGCAGGCGGCCCTGCCGGATGTACGGGTCGGACTGGTGCACGGCCGGCTCAAGCCGCAGGCGAAAGAGGCGATCATGGCCCGCTTCAAGGGCGGCGAGCTGGATCTGCTGGTGGCCACGACGGTGATCGAGGTGGGGGTGGATGTGCCCAACGCCGGGTTGATGATCATCGAAAACGCCGAGCGTCTTGGCCTGGCTCAGCTGCATCAGTTACGCGGTCGGGTGGGCCGCGGCGGTCAGGCAAGCGTCTGTGTCCTGATGTATTATGGCACGCTTTCCGCCAATGCCCGCGAGCGTCTGGCGGTGATGCGACGCAGTAACGACGGCTTTGAAATCGCACGCAAGGACATGGAATTGCGCGGCCCCGGCGAAGTATTGGGGACGCGGCAGACCGGGTTGTTGCAACTGAAGATCGCCGATCTGCAACGTGACGAAGCGCTGATGCCGAAGGTCGTGAGTTTGAGTGATCAATTACTAAAGCAACACCCCGAGGCCGTTCAGCCGCTGATTCAACGCTGGGTGGGACAGGCGGTCCGTTATGGCAATGTGTGA
- a CDS encoding XTP/dITP diphosphatase: protein MQRLVLASNNPGKVREIDQMLAGVDMQVLPQSEFNAGDVDETGLTFVENAILKARNAAHHSGLPAIADDSGLEVDALNGAPGIYSARYAGPGASDAQNLQKLLTDLADVPDADRSARFQCLLVYMRHANDPTPLICQGSWEGVITREPQGDNGFGYDPVFYVPDHHCTSAQLPAETKNQLSHRGQALRKLVTALSRGNRG from the coding sequence ATGCAGCGCCTCGTGCTGGCCAGTAACAATCCCGGCAAGGTGCGCGAGATCGACCAGATGCTGGCCGGGGTCGACATGCAGGTGCTGCCCCAGTCCGAGTTCAACGCCGGCGATGTGGACGAGACCGGTCTGACCTTTGTCGAAAATGCGATCCTCAAGGCCCGCAACGCCGCGCACCACTCAGGGCTGCCGGCCATCGCCGACGACTCGGGCCTGGAGGTGGACGCCCTTAACGGCGCACCCGGTATCTATTCCGCCCGCTATGCCGGTCCCGGCGCCAGTGACGCGCAGAACCTGCAAAAACTGCTGACGGATTTAGCCGATGTCCCCGACGCCGACCGCAGCGCCCGTTTTCAGTGCCTGCTGGTCTACATGCGCCACGCCAACGATCCCACGCCCCTGATCTGTCAGGGCTCCTGGGAAGGCGTCATCACCCGTGAACCGCAGGGCGACAACGGCTTCGGTTACGACCCGGTGTTTTATGTCCCGGACCACCACTGCACCTCGGCCCAGCTGCCCGCCGAAACCAAGAACCAGCTCAGCCACCGCGGCCAGGCCCTGCGCAAACTCGTTACCGCGCTCTCGCGCGGCAACAGGGGCTAG
- the gmk gene encoding guanylate kinase: protein MTLTDNEPTLGTLYVIAAPSGAGKTSLVAALVESTPDIDVSVSHTTRPMRPGEQDGIHYHFTDVPTFEQMIEAGRFLEHARVFDNYYGTAIATIEQELDAGHDVILEIDWQGAAQVRRQVPGSVGIFILPPSREALEERLRGRGQDPDEVIARRMRDAVNEMSHYAEFDYLVFNDDFEIALADLQNIVLARRLRFAAQARRHADSLKQLLAEQ, encoded by the coding sequence ATGACACTGACAGACAACGAGCCCACCCTCGGCACTCTCTACGTTATTGCCGCGCCCTCCGGGGCCGGCAAGACCTCGCTGGTGGCGGCGCTGGTGGAGAGCACACCCGATATCGATGTCTCCGTCTCGCATACCACCCGGCCCATGCGCCCCGGCGAGCAGGACGGGATCCATTACCACTTTACCGATGTGCCGACTTTCGAGCAGATGATCGAGGCGGGCCGCTTTCTCGAGCACGCCAGGGTGTTCGACAACTATTACGGTACCGCCATCGCCACCATCGAACAGGAACTGGACGCCGGGCACGATGTGATCCTGGAGATCGACTGGCAGGGGGCGGCCCAGGTGCGCCGGCAGGTGCCTGGCAGTGTGGGCATTTTTATTCTGCCGCCCTCGCGCGAGGCGCTGGAAGAACGGCTGCGCGGCCGCGGTCAGGACCCCGACGAGGTCATTGCCCGGCGCATGCGCGATGCGGTCAACGAAATGTCCCATTACGCCGAATTCGACTATCTGGTGTTTAACGATGATTTCGAGATCGCGCTGGCGGATTTACAGAACATCGTCCTCGCCCGCCGCCTGCGCTTCGCCGCCCAGGCCCGGCGCCATGCTGACAGCCTCAAGCAGCTCCTGGCGGAGCAGTGA
- a CDS encoding serine/threonine-protein kinase, with protein MARITHELPGGTRLDGYTIQRVIGGGGFSIVYLATDGTGQKVVIKEYMPSKLAVRNEELDVVASQDHFVERFAHGRRLFFQEAGTLSSIKHPNIVNVINFFRQHGTVYMVMEFEDGANLQGYILKHKGKMSEAFILTVFHGLLDGLRHIHSRGLLHLDIKPGNIHLRPGGRPLLLDFGAVHEMMHSRQFQPNQVVTPGYSPIEQLDPGGYVGPWTDIYAIGATLRTCMSGQPPISSTKRRERDTLRPAVYAFKKSYSPRLLSAVDRAMEVDPMLRPQSVDELQTLLDKGEASDVTLEEG; from the coding sequence ATGGCCAGAATCACTCACGAACTACCCGGGGGCACCCGCCTGGACGGCTATACCATCCAGCGCGTCATCGGCGGTGGCGGCTTCAGTATCGTCTACCTGGCCACCGACGGCACCGGGCAGAAAGTGGTGATCAAGGAGTACATGCCCAGCAAGCTGGCGGTACGCAACGAGGAGCTGGACGTGGTCGCCTCGCAGGACCACTTCGTCGAACGCTTCGCCCACGGCCGACGGCTGTTCTTTCAGGAGGCCGGCACCCTCTCATCGATCAAGCACCCCAATATCGTCAACGTAATCAACTTCTTCCGTCAGCACGGCACGGTCTACATGGTGATGGAGTTCGAGGACGGCGCCAACCTGCAGGGCTATATCCTCAAACACAAGGGCAAGATGAGCGAGGCCTTTATTCTGACCGTGTTTCACGGCCTGCTGGACGGCCTGCGACACATTCACAGCCGGGGGCTGCTGCACCTGGACATCAAGCCGGGCAATATTCACCTGCGTCCCGGCGGCCGGCCCCTGCTGCTCGATTTCGGCGCGGTGCACGAGATGATGCACTCCCGCCAGTTTCAGCCCAACCAGGTGGTCACTCCCGGCTATTCACCCATCGAACAGCTGGATCCCGGCGGCTATGTGGGTCCCTGGACCGACATTTACGCCATCGGCGCCACCCTGCGCACCTGCATGAGCGGCCAGCCGCCCATCTCCTCCACCAAGCGTCGCGAGCGGGATACCCTGCGACCGGCGGTATACGCTTTTAAAAAGAGTTACTCGCCGCGACTGTTGAGCGCCGTGGACCGGGCCATGGAAGTGGATCCGATGCTGCGTCCCCAGTCGGTGGATGAACTGCAGACACTGCTGGACAAGGGCGAGGCGTCCGACGTGACGCTGGAAGAGGGCTGA
- a CDS encoding PP2C family serine/threonine-protein phosphatase produces the protein MQMEIGRTSRLGNREVNQDRLGAFVSEQGALLVLGDGLGGRPGGDVAAQALIDTIETELGLHPLPAEDPPRFLRELLRRAHRAVLLSGQEQEPPLAPGTTAVLGLVQNGQAWWAHVGDSRVYLFRDGLPIYRTQDHSYVEQLYQAGRISLSKRQGHPMRNFVTQCIGLNPGEPQVTISNSIALQEGDVLLLCSDGFWEPLDDALIGSSLASGSLRDNIDKLAERAEQASYPQSDNTSAVAARIISLQQPQPNPRQTSQRRSDVNTLDGAIEEIERAIKAYEDEMK, from the coding sequence ATGCAGATGGAGATCGGACGGACCAGCCGCCTGGGCAACCGCGAAGTGAACCAGGATCGCCTCGGCGCGTTCGTCAGTGAGCAGGGGGCGCTGCTGGTTCTGGGCGACGGTCTGGGCGGCCGCCCCGGCGGAGACGTCGCCGCCCAGGCTTTAATCGACACCATCGAGACCGAGCTGGGGCTGCATCCGTTACCGGCCGAAGATCCGCCCCGCTTTTTACGCGAGCTGCTGCGCCGCGCCCACCGCGCAGTGCTGCTCAGCGGCCAGGAACAGGAGCCGCCCCTGGCCCCCGGCACCACCGCCGTGCTCGGTCTGGTGCAAAACGGCCAGGCCTGGTGGGCCCATGTCGGCGACAGCCGCGTCTACCTGTTCCGCGACGGTCTGCCGATCTACCGCACCCAGGACCACTCCTACGTGGAACAGCTCTACCAGGCCGGTCGCATCTCCCTGTCCAAGCGTCAGGGCCATCCCATGCGCAACTTCGTCACCCAGTGCATCGGCCTCAACCCCGGTGAGCCCCAGGTCACCATCAGCAACAGCATCGCCCTGCAGGAAGGCGATGTATTGCTGTTGTGCTCCGACGGATTCTGGGAGCCGCTGGATGACGCCCTGATCGGCTCCAGCCTGGCGTCGGGCAGCCTGCGCGACAACATCGACAAACTGGCCGAGCGCGCCGAACAGGCCAGTTACCCCCAAAGCGATAACACCAGTGCGGTGGCCGCCCGCATCATCTCGCTGCAACAACCGCAGCCAAACCCCCGACAGACCAGCCAGCGCCGAAGTGACGTGAACACCCTCGACGGCGCCATCGAGGAGATCGAACGCGCCATCAAGGCCTACGAAGACGAAATGAAATAA
- the rpoZ gene encoding DNA-directed RNA polymerase subunit omega: MARVTVEDCLDNLENRFELVLVSARRARQIANGRDPMVDPENDKPTVIALREISEGLVDSSILDTPEVIEDSFAPLTDEQAAAELEMAAELEAGSSGIETDATETGEADSDEDIDVAAAIKAALGAELGSDSGEEEADKPASGEATSESEEEDRE, encoded by the coding sequence ATGGCACGTGTTACTGTAGAAGATTGTCTGGACAACCTGGAAAACCGTTTCGAGCTGGTACTGGTTTCCGCGCGTCGCGCGCGTCAGATCGCCAATGGGCGGGATCCCATGGTCGACCCGGAAAACGATAAGCCCACCGTCATCGCCCTGCGCGAGATCTCCGAAGGACTGGTCGATAGCTCGATCCTGGATACGCCGGAGGTGATTGAGGACAGTTTCGCCCCGCTGACCGACGAACAGGCGGCCGCCGAGCTGGAAATGGCGGCTGAACTGGAAGCCGGCAGCAGCGGGATCGAAACCGACGCCACCGAAACCGGTGAAGCCGACAGCGACGAGGATATCGATGTCGCCGCCGCGATCAAGGCCGCGCTGGGTGCCGAGCTGGGTAGCGACAGTGGCGAGGAAGAGGCCGACAAGCCGGCGTCCGGTGAAGCGACCTCAGAATCAGAAGAAGAGGATCGCGAGTAA
- a CDS encoding RidA family protein, which yields MSREIIQTDHAPQAIGPYSQAVKVDNTVYLSGQIPLIPESMELVTGDINAQIRRVFDNLGAVCQAAGGSLNDIAKLNIFLTDLSHFPTVNEIMSEYFSEPYPARAAIGVASLPKGAEVEMDAIMVLAQ from the coding sequence ATGTCTCGCGAAATAATCCAAACCGATCACGCCCCGCAGGCCATTGGCCCCTATTCCCAGGCCGTGAAGGTTGATAACACCGTCTATCTCTCCGGCCAGATTCCGCTGATTCCCGAGAGCATGGAACTGGTCACTGGCGACATCAACGCCCAGATCCGTCGGGTGTTCGATAACCTCGGTGCCGTGTGCCAGGCCGCCGGGGGCAGTCTTAATGACATCGCCAAGCTGAATATCTTTTTGACCGACTTGAGTCACTTTCCGACGGTCAACGAGATCATGAGCGAGTACTTCAGTGAACCCTATCCCGCACGCGCCGCCATTGGTGTTGCGTCGCTGCCCAAAGGTGCGGAAGTGGAAATGGATGCCATTATGGTTCTGGCACAGTAA
- a CDS encoding OmpW/AlkL family protein, giving the protein MNYKALLSTIAATTALGLASQPATALEKGDLLLRFGVVNVSPNDGSDASGSLGLGADDIGVDDDTQLYINATWMFRDNLGLDILGATPFTHDITLDGAGKVGETKHLPPTVGLQYHFSPQDNVRPYVGAGINYTTFFSEETTGALAGTDMSLDDSLGLAVQAGVDVDINDDWFFNADLRYMNIETTATIDGAGSVDVQINPWVFGLGVGTRF; this is encoded by the coding sequence ATGAATTACAAAGCACTGTTATCAACTATTGCCGCCACCACAGCACTGGGACTGGCCAGCCAGCCGGCGACCGCGCTGGAAAAAGGCGATCTGTTACTGCGTTTTGGCGTGGTCAACGTCAGTCCCAACGACGGCAGCGACGCCTCGGGGTCCCTTGGACTCGGGGCTGATGACATCGGTGTCGACGACGATACCCAGCTGTATATCAACGCCACCTGGATGTTCCGCGACAATCTGGGGCTGGACATCCTGGGTGCCACCCCGTTCACCCACGACATCACCCTGGACGGAGCCGGTAAAGTCGGGGAAACCAAACATCTGCCGCCCACGGTCGGTCTGCAATACCACTTCAGCCCGCAAGATAATGTTCGTCCCTATGTCGGCGCCGGTATCAACTACACCACCTTCTTCAGCGAGGAAACCACGGGCGCCCTGGCGGGGACCGATATGAGCCTGGATGACTCCCTGGGACTGGCCGTCCAGGCCGGTGTCGATGTCGACATCAACGACGACTGGTTCTTCAACGCCGATCTGCGTTATATGAACATCGAAACCACGGCAACCATTGACGGTGCAGGCAGCGTCGATGTGCAGATTAATCCCTGGGTGTTCGGCCTGGGCGTGGGTACGCGCTTCTAA
- the rph gene encoding ribonuclease PH, whose amino-acid sequence MRPSGRAPDQLRDIKITRHYTKHAEGSVLIEFGDTKVICTASVEDRVPGFLRGQGQGWITAEYGMLPRSTGSRMGREAARGKQGGRTVEIQRLIGRSLRAAVDLKALGEFSITVDCDVIQADGGTRTASITGGYVALADAINHMLDTKRIQKDPLINHVASISVGVYQGTPVMDLDYPEDSNCETDMNLVMTDEGKFIEIQGTAEGVPFSPQELQAMLDLGKQAIDQLIDKQREALGA is encoded by the coding sequence ATGCGACCCAGCGGCCGAGCTCCCGATCAGTTACGCGATATCAAGATTACCCGTCATTACACCAAACATGCCGAGGGCTCGGTGCTGATCGAGTTTGGTGACACCAAGGTGATCTGTACCGCCAGTGTCGAGGATCGGGTGCCGGGCTTTTTGCGCGGCCAGGGCCAGGGCTGGATTACCGCCGAATACGGCATGCTGCCCCGTTCCACCGGCAGCCGCATGGGCCGCGAAGCGGCGCGCGGCAAGCAGGGCGGGCGCACGGTGGAAATTCAACGGCTGATCGGCCGCTCGCTGCGCGCCGCCGTGGATCTCAAGGCGCTGGGCGAATTTTCCATCACCGTCGATTGCGACGTGATCCAGGCCGACGGCGGCACCCGGACCGCCTCGATCACCGGCGGCTACGTGGCCCTGGCCGATGCGATCAACCATATGCTGGACACCAAACGGATCCAAAAAGATCCGTTAATCAATCATGTCGCCTCCATTTCTGTTGGCGTCTACCAGGGCACGCCGGTCATGGATCTCGATTACCCCGAGGACTCCAATTGTGAAACCGACATGAACCTGGTGATGACCGACGAAGGCAAGTTCATCGAGATCCAGGGCACCGCCGAAGGCGTGCCTTTCTCGCCGCAGGAGTTGCAGGCCATGCTGGATCTCGGCAAACAGGCCATCGATCAGCTGATCGACAAACAGCGCGAAGCACTGGGTGCCTGA